In Qipengyuania psychrotolerans, one DNA window encodes the following:
- a CDS encoding endonuclease III domain-containing protein encodes MEQTIQLSLGPDPRTETLQRLQALLVQRFGRIERAAAEWRLPEWVLVQGVIGARTKSEVSNEATERIRSRYGSWEAVADAPLDELQAELVTQTYPNIAAERLKASLTALVRLRGSVDLSHLAEMETGEAMRWLEQLPGIGRKIAAGVMNASTLDRRAIVLDSHHARILQRMGLVPPKANTDRAFDAIMPAMPQDWSAADFDEHHLLMKKLGQTWCRPSAPDCESCPAQSLCVTGTKRAATR; translated from the coding sequence ATGGAGCAGACGATTCAACTCTCCCTAGGCCCCGATCCGCGCACTGAAACACTACAACGCCTGCAGGCTCTGCTGGTCCAGCGCTTCGGTCGGATCGAGCGGGCAGCGGCGGAATGGCGGCTGCCGGAGTGGGTGCTGGTGCAAGGCGTGATTGGTGCACGCACCAAATCCGAAGTATCGAACGAGGCGACCGAACGGATAAGATCGCGCTATGGTTCTTGGGAGGCGGTGGCCGACGCTCCGCTGGATGAATTGCAGGCCGAACTGGTCACCCAGACCTATCCCAATATCGCTGCCGAGCGGCTCAAGGCGAGCCTGACTGCGCTCGTCAGACTTCGCGGGTCAGTGGATCTCTCGCATCTTGCCGAAATGGAAACCGGCGAGGCCATGCGCTGGCTTGAACAGCTGCCCGGGATCGGGCGCAAGATCGCAGCCGGGGTGATGAATGCCAGCACGCTCGACCGGCGCGCGATCGTTCTGGACAGCCATCACGCGCGCATTCTTCAGCGCATGGGCCTCGTCCCGCCCAAGGCGAATACGGACCGCGCTTTCGATGCGATAATGCCCGCCATGCCGCAGGATTGGAGCGCGGCGGATTTTGACGAACATCACTTGCTGATGAAGAAGCTGGGCCAGACATGGTGCCGGCCCTCCGCACCGGACTGCGAGAGCTGCCCGGCCCAGTCGCTATGCGTGACCGGAACCAAGCGCGCCGCCACCCGCTAG
- a CDS encoding toll/interleukin-1 receptor domain-containing protein: protein MAERRYKAFISYSHRDKAIAGWLHRALETYRLPKHLLDSGKAERLHPIFKDREELPAADSLGDAIALAIESSDALIVLCSPAAAKSPWIAREIDLYKRLNGDRGVFPVIVDGEPPDNFPAPLLVHYEDGQPTEAKSEPIAADLRPEGDGKKLAKLKLVAGLAHVDLDTLVQRDSARRQKRLAMVAAASVFGMVGTSGLALYAIDQRNEAREQRAEADGLIEYMLTDLREQLEPVGRLELLDGVGKRAMDYYARQKLADLSATELGRRVRAVQLVAEVQNLRGNNEEALPAFRQAARTTEELLARDPDNPEAMFNHGQSLFWVGYIAWQHGQMDEAKRAMEAYADISTRLAAMDRSNLEWQMEEAYSLSNLGTMAVDDGELSRALRYFERSAEDTDRVALAEGRPDARQIELAGCLSWIATTLKQLGRISEAIDVRRDELAIYDTIIAADPANNEARKGRIFAASGLGQMLMLQGNKSDARSHLDSSITEADRLIASDPDNTLLHELTRGGISHRAMLAWSQGDHALATRNFDRLERLQNDLRRRDPKNYQWNIADPANLELKRALTDRSQAPPESLRRMTGNSRDIARKADRESEWMLVAASLIDGFAYERENNFKAARESFRNAATVPETKGERIDLNAIALRAKAAEKAGQAKIAARMNKKLAELEVDPVIDDRLP from the coding sequence TTGGCCGAGCGTCGATACAAGGCATTCATCAGCTATTCGCATCGCGACAAGGCGATTGCGGGATGGTTGCATCGTGCGCTTGAAACCTACCGATTGCCCAAGCACCTGCTCGATTCGGGCAAGGCCGAACGACTTCACCCCATTTTCAAAGACCGGGAAGAATTGCCCGCTGCCGACAGCCTCGGTGATGCCATCGCCCTGGCCATCGAATCCAGCGACGCCCTCATCGTCCTATGCTCTCCTGCCGCCGCCAAATCGCCATGGATCGCGCGCGAAATTGATCTCTACAAACGGCTGAACGGAGATCGCGGGGTCTTCCCGGTAATCGTCGATGGTGAACCACCGGACAATTTCCCGGCCCCGCTTCTTGTCCACTATGAGGATGGGCAGCCTACCGAAGCGAAGTCCGAACCTATCGCCGCCGATTTGCGGCCGGAGGGGGATGGGAAGAAACTGGCCAAACTAAAGCTTGTCGCCGGCCTCGCCCATGTCGACCTCGACACTCTGGTCCAGCGCGATTCTGCACGGCGGCAGAAAAGGCTGGCCATGGTCGCTGCGGCCTCTGTGTTCGGCATGGTCGGTACATCCGGCCTCGCGCTTTATGCCATCGACCAGCGCAACGAGGCCCGCGAACAGCGGGCGGAGGCTGACGGGCTTATCGAATACATGCTCACCGATCTGCGTGAACAGCTGGAGCCGGTCGGAAGGCTGGAATTGCTCGACGGTGTCGGGAAAAGGGCGATGGACTATTACGCCCGCCAGAAGCTCGCGGATCTTTCGGCGACCGAATTGGGCCGGCGGGTGCGCGCAGTGCAATTGGTCGCAGAAGTGCAGAACCTGCGCGGCAACAACGAGGAAGCGCTGCCTGCCTTCCGCCAGGCGGCCCGGACCACCGAGGAATTACTCGCCCGCGACCCCGACAATCCCGAGGCCATGTTCAATCATGGCCAGAGCCTGTTCTGGGTGGGCTATATCGCTTGGCAACACGGCCAGATGGACGAAGCGAAACGAGCCATGGAGGCATATGCCGATATCTCGACGCGATTGGCGGCCATGGATCGGTCCAACCTCGAATGGCAGATGGAGGAAGCGTACTCGCTGAGCAATCTTGGCACGATGGCCGTAGATGACGGCGAACTATCCCGGGCGCTGCGTTACTTCGAGCGCAGTGCCGAAGATACCGACAGGGTGGCCCTGGCAGAGGGCCGGCCAGATGCGCGGCAGATCGAACTGGCAGGATGCCTTTCCTGGATTGCCACTACCCTCAAGCAATTGGGCCGCATTTCCGAAGCGATCGACGTGCGGCGGGATGAGCTCGCAATCTACGACACGATCATTGCTGCCGACCCGGCAAATAATGAGGCGAGAAAAGGCCGTATATTCGCAGCATCGGGGCTTGGGCAAATGCTGATGCTCCAGGGTAACAAGTCAGATGCGAGGTCTCATCTCGATAGCTCGATCACCGAAGCCGACAGGCTCATCGCAAGTGATCCGGATAATACACTGCTGCACGAGCTGACACGCGGCGGCATCTCCCATCGGGCTATGCTCGCATGGTCTCAGGGCGACCACGCGCTCGCCACCAGAAACTTCGACCGACTTGAGCGATTGCAAAACGATCTGCGGCGCCGCGACCCAAAGAATTACCAATGGAACATTGCCGACCCCGCCAACCTCGAACTCAAAAGAGCTCTTACCGACCGAAGCCAGGCCCCTCCGGAAAGCTTGCGCCGAATGACCGGCAATTCTCGCGATATCGCCCGCAAGGCTGACCGTGAAAGCGAATGGATGCTTGTCGCAGCTTCGCTGATTGATGGGTTCGCCTACGAGCGAGAAAACAATTTCAAAGCGGCCCGGGAGTCCTTCCGAAATGCCGCAACGGTCCCTGAAACGAAGGGAGAGAGAATAGACCTTAATGCCATCGCATTGAGGGCGAAGGCTGCCGAGAAAGCAGGACAAGCGAAGATCGCTGCGAGAATGAACAAGAAACTGGCTGAGCTGGAAGTCGATCCGGTGATCGACGACCGCCTGCCCTGA
- a CDS encoding endonuclease III domain-containing protein gives MRDRNQARRHPLDEAMLSLSETEEVYRRLADAMPGRTPDAKGPKGQPDAFRSCISCMLSAQSLDRNTAKASRALFALATTPEEMLALDDEQIASAIKPCGLYNMKTRNIRAFCSALLEEHGGVVPSTREGLLSLPGIGRKCADIVLSFTFGKDVIAVDTHVHRVCNRIGLTAAKTADKTAQQLAERSPDWALRDGHFWLIQFGKRVCTSRAPKCERCPVSDLCEYYAASTS, from the coding sequence ATGCGTGACCGGAACCAAGCGCGCCGCCACCCGCTAGATGAGGCGATGCTGTCGCTTTCCGAAACCGAAGAAGTCTATCGCCGCCTGGCAGACGCGATGCCTGGTCGTACGCCGGACGCGAAGGGGCCAAAGGGCCAGCCGGACGCCTTCCGCTCGTGCATTTCGTGCATGCTGTCGGCGCAATCGCTCGACCGTAATACTGCCAAGGCCAGCCGCGCACTGTTCGCGCTCGCGACCACGCCCGAGGAGATGCTGGCGCTGGACGACGAGCAGATCGCCAGTGCGATCAAGCCCTGCGGCCTCTACAACATGAAAACGCGCAATATCCGCGCCTTCTGTTCGGCTTTGCTTGAGGAGCACGGCGGCGTTGTTCCCAGCACGCGCGAAGGTCTGTTGAGCCTGCCCGGCATTGGCCGCAAATGCGCCGACATCGTCCTCAGCTTCACGTTCGGCAAGGACGTGATTGCTGTCGACACGCATGTTCACAGGGTCTGCAATCGGATCGGTCTCACCGCCGCGAAGACGGCCGACAAGACGGCGCAGCAACTGGCGGAACGCAGCCCGGATTGGGCATTGCGGGACGGGCACTTCTGGCTGATCCAATTCGGCAAACGCGTCTGCACTTCGCGCGCGCCAAAGTGCGAGCGATGCCCGGTCAGCGATCTTTGCGAATATTACGCGGCCTCTACCAGCTAA
- a CDS encoding CHRD domain-containing protein, with protein sequence MKIQNLPMLATLAGCVALAGCATLEETIAEETAETYYATLTGAQEVGGGDTDGAGKAEISISDEFGQVCWDLNDISNIGQITAAHIHVGAAGTNGPPVFTLRKANEGGYKGCADGSEWTQDRIAGNPEAFYVNVHTAEYPNGAIRGQLRR encoded by the coding sequence ATGAAAATTCAGAACCTTCCCATGCTTGCGACCTTGGCTGGGTGCGTTGCCCTAGCGGGCTGCGCCACGCTTGAAGAAACTATCGCCGAAGAAACTGCGGAAACGTACTATGCGACCTTGACCGGCGCACAGGAAGTTGGCGGCGGTGACACCGATGGGGCAGGTAAAGCCGAAATCTCGATCTCCGACGAATTCGGGCAGGTCTGCTGGGACCTGAATGACATCTCGAATATTGGCCAGATTACTGCCGCGCATATCCACGTGGGTGCCGCCGGGACCAATGGCCCGCCGGTATTCACACTGCGCAAGGCCAATGAGGGCGGTTACAAGGGCTGCGCAGATGGTTCGGAATGGACACAGGACCGCATCGCCGGCAATCCGGAAGCCTTCTATGTCAATGTCCACACTGCGGAGTATCCCAACGGTGCCATCCGCGGGCAGCTCCGCCGCTAG
- the guaA gene encoding glutamine-hydrolyzing GMP synthase, with amino-acid sequence MDDTHLPDSILIVDFGSQVTQLIARRVREAGVYSEIAPFTQAEEAFHRLKPKGIILSGSPAGVPEEGSPRAPELLFEAGIPILGICYGQQVMSHQLGGEVRPGHETGEGGEFGRAFLTVTKECALFDGLWKEGERHQVWMSHGDKVTKFAPGFEIVAISDGAPFAVIADEKRKFYGTQFHPEVVHTPDGGKLIANFVRHVCGLAGDWTMAAYRETKVREIREQVGDKKVICGLSGGVDSSVAAILIHEAIGDQLTCVFVDHGLLRQNEREQVETMFRDHYNIPLVVVDAEEMFMDGLAGVTDPEAKRKFIGKTFIDVFDAEAKNVGGADFLAQGTLYPDVIESVSFTGGPSVTIKSHHNVGGLPERMNMKLVEPLRELFKDEVRELGRELGLPDMFVGRHPFPGPGLAIRIPGEVTKERCDILRKADAIYLDEIRKAGLYDAIWQAFAVLLPVKTVGVMGDHRTYDSVCGLRAVTSTDGMTADVYPFDASFLTGCATRIVNEVQGINRVVYDYTSKPPGTIEWE; translated from the coding sequence ATGGACGACACGCACCTTCCCGATTCCATCCTCATTGTCGATTTCGGCAGCCAGGTCACCCAGCTGATCGCGCGCCGCGTACGCGAGGCAGGGGTCTATTCCGAGATCGCGCCCTTCACGCAGGCCGAAGAGGCGTTTCACCGCCTCAAGCCCAAGGGCATCATCCTGTCCGGTTCGCCCGCTGGCGTTCCCGAGGAAGGCAGTCCGCGCGCGCCGGAACTGCTGTTCGAGGCGGGCATCCCGATCCTCGGCATTTGCTACGGCCAGCAGGTGATGAGTCACCAGCTCGGCGGAGAAGTTCGCCCGGGCCATGAAACCGGCGAAGGCGGCGAGTTCGGCCGCGCGTTTCTCACCGTCACCAAGGAATGCGCGCTGTTCGACGGTCTCTGGAAAGAGGGCGAGCGCCACCAGGTCTGGATGAGCCACGGCGACAAGGTCACCAAGTTTGCTCCCGGCTTCGAGATTGTCGCCATTTCAGACGGCGCACCTTTCGCGGTCATCGCTGACGAAAAGCGCAAGTTCTATGGCACGCAGTTCCACCCTGAAGTTGTGCACACTCCGGACGGCGGCAAGCTGATCGCCAATTTCGTGCGCCATGTCTGCGGGCTTGCCGGCGACTGGACCATGGCCGCCTACCGCGAAACCAAGGTTCGCGAAATCCGCGAGCAGGTGGGCGACAAGAAGGTCATCTGCGGCCTGTCGGGCGGGGTCGACAGTTCGGTTGCCGCAATCCTCATCCACGAAGCGATTGGCGACCAGCTGACCTGCGTTTTCGTCGATCACGGCCTGCTGCGTCAGAACGAGCGTGAACAGGTCGAAACCATGTTCCGCGACCACTACAACATCCCGCTTGTCGTGGTGGACGCCGAAGAGATGTTCATGGACGGCCTCGCCGGGGTTACCGACCCCGAAGCCAAGCGCAAGTTCATCGGCAAAACCTTCATCGACGTGTTCGATGCCGAGGCCAAGAACGTCGGCGGTGCTGATTTCCTCGCCCAGGGCACGCTTTATCCCGACGTGATCGAAAGCGTCAGTTTCACTGGCGGACCTTCGGTCACGATCAAGAGCCACCACAATGTCGGCGGCCTGCCCGAACGCATGAACATGAAACTGGTCGAACCGCTTCGCGAACTGTTCAAGGACGAGGTGCGCGAGTTGGGCCGCGAGCTGGGCCTGCCCGACATGTTCGTGGGCCGTCACCCCTTCCCCGGACCCGGCCTTGCCATCCGCATCCCTGGCGAAGTGACCAAGGAACGCTGCGACATCCTGCGCAAGGCCGACGCGATCTATCTCGACGAGATCCGCAAGGCCGGCCTCTACGACGCGATCTGGCAGGCCTTTGCCGTGCTGTTGCCGGTGAAGACCGTTGGCGTGATGGGCGATCACCGCACCTATGACAGCGTTTGCGGCCTGCGCGCGGTGACCAGCACCGACGGCATGACCGCCGATGTCTATCCCTTCGACGCCAGCTTCCTGACCGGCTGCGCCACGCGCATCGTCAACGAGGTCCAAGGCATCAACAGGGTGGTCTATGACTATACGAGCAAGCCGCCCGGCACGATCGAGTGGGAGTGA
- a CDS encoding energy transducer TonB, translating into MFKPTILILSTAAAASMLAVPLSSQEIIVSPQSEKTFVEEVTKDLDTQLRRMRLDPRWTPSGIVKVRFHAEADGTPRDLVTYESSGSRRLDREVMRAVSKLDSLAPLPASAGYDPIIQANVIVADSKSELEHLSKDLAESEARRLASGDAGERAVLALNMTPRPSS; encoded by the coding sequence ATGTTTAAACCAACGATATTGATACTTTCTACCGCTGCGGCAGCGTCCATGCTCGCCGTTCCCTTGTCATCGCAGGAAATCATCGTGTCTCCGCAAAGCGAGAAGACATTTGTTGAAGAGGTGACAAAGGACCTCGACACCCAGCTCCGCCGCATGCGCCTTGATCCGCGCTGGACGCCTTCCGGCATCGTGAAGGTGCGCTTCCACGCAGAAGCAGACGGAACGCCGCGCGATCTCGTGACGTACGAATCCTCGGGTAGTCGCCGGCTGGACCGGGAAGTGATGAGAGCTGTCAGCAAGCTCGATTCGCTCGCACCGCTGCCGGCCAGCGCGGGGTATGATCCCATAATCCAGGCAAATGTCATCGTTGCCGACAGCAAGTCAGAGCTCGAACATTTGAGTAAAGATCTCGCCGAATCGGAAGCGAGGCGACTTGCCTCGGGCGATGCCGGGGAGCGGGCCGTTCTCGCTCTCAATATGACGCCTCGACCCAGTTCCTGA
- the tldD gene encoding metalloprotease TldD: protein MTTALDPQALIYGHKLSPDEAQALTRKLLSSCDDGELYMQFIASEAFGFDDGRLKTADYSRDSGFGLRGVSGETTGFAHANEISGAAIMRAGETLQLLDATKSPLAAPPERTNRHLYTDACPLDLVPFAEKVALLEKIDAVARAKDPRVAQVSASLLANWSVVEIVRPDGYVARDIRPLVRLNIQIVAEQNGRRETGSFGLGGRYLYDQLFDEGAWMRAIDEAVRQALVNLDSVAAPAGETTVLLGSGWPGILLHEAVGHGLEGDFNRKGTSAFSGRVGERVAVPGVTVIDDGSIAQRRGSLSIDDEGTPTRETVLIEDGILKGYMQDRLNARLMGVEPTGNGRRESYQHAPMVRMTNTFMQSGQDDPDELLSRVDDGIYATSFGGGQVDITSGKFVFACTEAYKVEKGKIVAPIKGATLIGDGPTVLTRLKGIGNDMALDEGIGMCGKGGQSVPAGVGQPTLLIDGLTVGGTG from the coding sequence ATGACAACAGCTCTCGATCCGCAAGCACTCATCTATGGCCACAAGCTCTCGCCCGACGAGGCGCAGGCGCTGACAAGGAAACTCCTGTCGTCCTGCGACGATGGCGAGCTTTACATGCAGTTCATCGCCTCCGAGGCGTTCGGCTTCGATGACGGCCGGTTGAAGACAGCGGACTACAGCCGCGACTCGGGCTTCGGCCTGCGCGGCGTATCCGGCGAAACGACCGGGTTTGCCCACGCGAACGAGATCAGCGGTGCTGCAATCATGCGCGCCGGCGAGACGCTGCAATTGCTGGATGCGACAAAGAGCCCGCTGGCTGCGCCGCCGGAGCGGACCAATCGCCACCTCTACACCGATGCCTGCCCGCTCGACCTCGTGCCGTTCGCGGAGAAGGTGGCGTTGCTGGAAAAGATCGACGCGGTGGCACGCGCTAAGGATCCGCGCGTCGCACAGGTTTCCGCAAGCCTGCTGGCCAATTGGAGCGTGGTCGAGATCGTCCGCCCCGATGGATACGTGGCGCGCGACATCCGCCCGCTGGTCCGGTTGAATATCCAGATCGTGGCCGAACAGAACGGACGCCGCGAAACCGGCTCATTCGGTCTTGGCGGGCGTTATCTTTATGACCAATTGTTCGATGAAGGCGCTTGGATGCGCGCTATCGACGAAGCTGTGAGGCAGGCATTGGTCAATCTCGACAGCGTTGCCGCCCCCGCTGGCGAAACAACCGTCCTGCTTGGCTCTGGCTGGCCCGGCATCCTGCTGCACGAAGCAGTTGGGCACGGCCTCGAAGGTGATTTCAACCGCAAGGGCACCAGCGCTTTCTCAGGCCGCGTCGGCGAACGGGTCGCCGTGCCCGGTGTGACCGTGATCGATGACGGCAGCATCGCGCAGCGACGCGGGTCGCTCAGCATCGATGACGAAGGCACGCCGACGCGTGAAACCGTGCTCATCGAAGACGGCATCCTCAAAGGCTATATGCAGGACCGGCTCAATGCGCGCCTCATGGGTGTGGAGCCGACCGGCAACGGTCGCCGTGAAAGTTACCAGCACGCACCGATGGTGCGCATGACCAACACTTTCATGCAGAGCGGTCAGGATGATCCGGACGAATTGCTGAGCCGGGTCGATGACGGCATCTACGCCACCAGCTTCGGCGGCGGACAGGTCGACATCACCAGCGGCAAGTTCGTCTTCGCCTGCACCGAGGCTTACAAGGTCGAGAAGGGCAAGATCGTCGCCCCGATCAAGGGCGCTACACTGATCGGTGACGGCCCAACTGTGCTTACGCGCCTCAAGGGTATCGGCAACGACATGGCGCTCGATGAAGGCATCGGCATGTGCGGCAAGGGCGGACAGAGCGTGCCGGCAGGCGTGGGTCAGCCAACCTTGCTGATCGATGGCCTGACAGTCGGCGGCACCGGATAA
- a CDS encoding DUF924 family protein, giving the protein MTGEARAWVSSLLRTWFDELSSSDWYNSSPKLDQMLRDRFGDELDRQGGNPPDDLLDDPETALAGILLFDQIPRNIHRGTAKAFAWDEQARALTNGMIERGWLDDLDSSRCQFALMPLMHSEHLSDQDFSIEMFSQYAPGALDFAKSHREMIARFGRFPHRNEVLGRETTEEEAAAIAEGFSW; this is encoded by the coding sequence GTGACCGGAGAGGCGCGCGCGTGGGTCAGCAGCCTTTTGCGCACTTGGTTCGACGAGCTCTCCAGCTCAGACTGGTACAATTCTTCTCCCAAACTCGACCAGATGCTGCGAGACCGCTTCGGGGATGAGCTGGACCGCCAAGGCGGGAATCCGCCAGATGACCTCCTCGACGACCCCGAAACCGCGCTGGCGGGCATCTTGTTGTTCGACCAGATCCCGCGCAACATCCACCGCGGCACTGCCAAGGCCTTTGCGTGGGACGAGCAGGCCCGAGCGCTGACGAATGGCATGATCGAGCGTGGATGGCTCGATGATCTCGACAGTTCGCGGTGTCAGTTTGCGCTCATGCCGCTGATGCATAGCGAGCATTTGTCCGACCAGGATTTCTCGATCGAGATGTTTTCACAATACGCCCCCGGCGCGCTCGACTTTGCGAAATCGCACCGCGAGATGATTGCGCGGTTCGGCCGTTTCCCGCACCGCAATGAAGTCCTGGGCCGTGAGACGACCGAGGAAGAAGCCGCTGCCATCGCCGAAGGGTTTAGCTGGTAG
- a CDS encoding class I adenylate-forming enzyme family protein, whose amino-acid sequence MGDIAPQSALAAPFGNFSQVLADWAERQPDAIALRDEQSSLSWSALHDRVERTAARLVGTGLERGQAVAILGASSIPYAIVFLAAVRAGWVAAPLTTSASADQLEAMARDSGAQHIFVTRAKLDELGPEAFASLDVIVLDEQLDDWMGPEGTRAPDITPGPGDPFNIIYSSGTTGTPKGIVHSHQMRWRQFAATAGSWLEAGLPVRTLASTPLYSNTTMVAFLPALLAGGTVRIMGKFDTLGWLTHAEADRTTITMLVPVQYQRLMDEPRFGDFDLSSLTLKYCTSAPFSAELKREVLERMPGALIEIYSMTEGGVVCLLEAHKFPDKLHTVGRPAPGSELRVLDDEDREVPPGTPGNLVGRSHTMMSGYKNRPDQTREGYWTDPDSGETWQRMGDIGRVDDEGFVELVGRAKDMIISGGFNIYPVDLENELLRESDVTEAAVIGMPSRKWGETPVGFVMVSADARGAEEIREAVNARLGKTQRIAQLHTIDEMPRSHIGKLLKTELRDLAAQGGAPD is encoded by the coding sequence ATGGGAGATATCGCACCGCAATCCGCCTTGGCCGCACCGTTCGGCAATTTCTCGCAGGTTCTTGCTGATTGGGCGGAGCGGCAACCTGACGCGATCGCACTGCGCGATGAACAGTCCAGCTTGTCGTGGTCCGCGCTTCACGACCGTGTCGAGCGAACCGCTGCGCGCCTTGTCGGTACAGGGCTTGAACGCGGGCAAGCGGTCGCGATCCTCGGGGCTTCCTCCATCCCCTATGCAATCGTCTTCCTCGCCGCCGTGCGTGCAGGCTGGGTTGCAGCGCCTCTAACCACCAGCGCAAGCGCAGATCAGCTTGAAGCGATGGCCAGGGATTCGGGTGCGCAGCACATCTTCGTAACTCGGGCGAAACTCGATGAACTTGGACCGGAGGCCTTTGCATCGCTTGATGTCATAGTCCTGGACGAACAGCTTGATGACTGGATGGGGCCAGAGGGCACTCGCGCACCAGACATCACGCCGGGGCCAGGCGATCCGTTCAACATCATCTATTCTTCCGGCACGACCGGCACGCCCAAAGGCATCGTTCATTCGCACCAAATGCGGTGGCGCCAATTCGCAGCGACCGCCGGTAGCTGGCTGGAGGCCGGACTGCCTGTCCGCACCCTCGCCTCGACGCCGCTTTATTCGAACACGACGATGGTCGCTTTCCTTCCCGCATTGCTCGCCGGCGGCACGGTTCGCATCATGGGCAAGTTCGATACCCTCGGGTGGCTCACTCACGCAGAGGCCGACCGCACGACGATCACGATGCTCGTGCCGGTACAGTATCAGAGACTGATGGACGAACCGCGGTTTGGCGATTTCGACCTGTCATCGCTCACCTTGAAATATTGCACCTCTGCCCCGTTCTCCGCGGAATTGAAGCGCGAGGTGCTGGAGCGCATGCCGGGCGCGCTGATCGAAATCTATTCTATGACCGAAGGGGGCGTTGTCTGCCTGCTCGAAGCGCACAAATTCCCGGACAAGCTGCACACGGTGGGACGCCCTGCTCCGGGCAGCGAACTGAGGGTGCTTGATGACGAGGACCGCGAGGTCCCGCCAGGCACTCCCGGTAATCTCGTGGGCCGCAGCCATACGATGATGAGCGGCTACAAGAACCGCCCCGACCAGACGCGCGAGGGATATTGGACCGATCCCGATAGCGGCGAGACCTGGCAGCGCATGGGCGACATCGGACGCGTCGATGATGAAGGCTTCGTCGAATTGGTCGGGCGCGCGAAGGACATGATCATCTCTGGCGGCTTCAACATCTATCCCGTCGACCTCGAGAACGAGCTGCTCAGGGAAAGCGATGTGACGGAGGCGGCCGTCATCGGAATGCCATCACGAAAGTGGGGCGAGACACCAGTGGGCTTCGTCATGGTTAGCGCCGACGCGCGCGGTGCCGAGGAAATCCGCGAGGCGGTCAATGCCCGGCTGGGCAAGACGCAGCGCATCGCCCAGCTGCACACGATTGATGAAATGCCGCGTAGCCATATCGGCAAACTGCTCAAGACAGAGCTTCGGGATCTGGCGGCGCAGGGCGGCGCGCCGGATTAA
- a CDS encoding zinc-finger domain-containing protein — MSLPPPEVSMVTTRRVWCDGATDIRSGENYKPIALGHPKVYLEIDEHGYVDCGYCDRRFVLEGGPADGVDQSTLMDISEGGDPGHR, encoded by the coding sequence ATGAGCCTACCCCCTCCTGAAGTGTCCATGGTCACCACGCGCCGCGTGTGGTGCGACGGTGCAACCGACATCCGTAGCGGTGAAAATTACAAGCCGATCGCGCTTGGCCACCCCAAGGTTTATCTCGAGATCGACGAGCATGGCTATGTCGACTGCGGATACTGCGACCGGCGTTTCGTGCTCGAAGGCGGCCCCGCCGACGGGGTCGACCAGTCGACGCTGATGGATATTTCCGAAGGCGGCGATCCCGGACATCGCTGA